The Methanobacteriaceae archaeon genome has a window encoding:
- a CDS encoding replication factor C large subunit: protein MLWTDKYRPQELSAVVGNTKEIKIIKDWVSAWKSNDPQIPLLLVGPPGIGKTTLAQIIAKEFSEHIELNASDKRSQDVIKRTIGESSSSRSLFGDEYKLIIIDEVDGLHGTNDRGGVRAIGEIIKNSKHPMILIANDFYSKRLQSIKPKCQVIKMKKSRWNSIAKLLREIAQKEGVDANPKALKEIAVKSQGDVRSAINTLQALSSKDEPLNMEEIANIKTKDTRSDIFNAITGVLKSKTPAHVKEALWIEEDPTLVMEYIAENIPREYKKKDEIKKAYDYISKADVFFGRTQRSRNYGYWKYATDFMGIGVSNSKHETYKKFTKIQTPTTFSLMSRNRAKRNLRDEIAKDIGKKLHISRAVAISMFPYLEIMYKNDELAWELSEFFGFEDDDTKIKRFRSRKIPKKVVTKMEKRKAQMIVEERDKRVEELENQMMNIVGRIESSHDNDSLDFSEEEAVLEPEVETVEEEITLEEPKTETIEEEVLKPEVEEKKPKKERKRKPKKEEKKKTDKQVSLLSF, encoded by the coding sequence ATGTTATGGACTGATAAATACCGACCACAGGAATTAAGCGCAGTGGTAGGTAACACCAAAGAAATCAAAATAATCAAAGATTGGGTTAGCGCTTGGAAATCAAATGACCCTCAAATACCACTACTTCTAGTTGGTCCACCAGGTATTGGAAAAACAACCTTAGCACAAATCATTGCTAAAGAGTTTTCAGAGCATATTGAGCTTAATGCAAGTGATAAACGTTCACAGGACGTTATTAAAAGAACAATTGGTGAATCATCATCTTCAAGATCCCTTTTTGGAGATGAATACAAATTAATTATCATTGACGAAGTAGACGGACTTCATGGAACTAACGACCGTGGAGGAGTTAGAGCTATCGGAGAGATAATTAAAAATTCAAAACATCCAATGATTTTAATAGCTAATGATTTCTACTCAAAAAGATTACAAAGCATTAAACCAAAATGTCAAGTAATTAAAATGAAAAAATCCAGATGGAATTCCATTGCTAAGCTTTTACGTGAAATAGCTCAAAAAGAAGGAGTAGATGCAAATCCAAAAGCACTAAAAGAAATTGCTGTTAAATCTCAAGGGGACGTTAGATCTGCTATTAATACTCTTCAGGCACTTTCAAGTAAAGATGAACCTCTAAACATGGAAGAAATAGCAAATATAAAAACAAAGGACACACGTTCTGATATTTTCAATGCTATAACTGGAGTACTTAAAAGTAAAACCCCAGCACATGTTAAGGAAGCTCTTTGGATTGAAGAAGACCCTACATTAGTCATGGAATACATTGCAGAAAATATTCCTCGCGAATATAAGAAAAAAGATGAAATCAAAAAAGCTTATGATTACATCTCAAAAGCAGATGTATTCTTTGGAAGAACCCAGAGAAGCAGAAACTATGGTTACTGGAAATATGCAACTGACTTTATGGGAATCGGAGTAAGTAACTCAAAACACGAAACCTATAAAAAGTTTACAAAAATCCAAACTCCAACTACATTTTCATTAATGAGTCGTAACAGAGCAAAAAGAAACCTAAGAGATGAAATTGCTAAAGATATAGGTAAAAAATTACACATATCCCGTGCAGTAGCTATTTCAATGTTCCCATATCTTGAAATAATGTATAAAAATGATGAATTAGCTTGGGAACTTTCAGAGTTTTTTGGATTTGAAGACGATGATACTAAAATCAAAAGATTCAGATCAAGAAAAATTCCTAAAAAAGTAGTTACTAAAATGGAGAAACGAAAAGCTCAAATGATAGTTGAAGAACGTGACAAACGTGTTGAAGAGCTTGAAAATCAGATGATGAATATTGTAGGAAGAATTGAATCTTCACATGATAATGATTCTTTAGACTTCTCTGAAGAAGAAGCTGTTTTAGAACCAGAAGTTGAAACGGTAGAAGAAGAAATTACTCTAGAAGAACCTAAAACAGAAACTATTGAAGAAGAAGTTTTAAAACCAGAAGTTGAAGAGAAAAAACCTAAAAAAGAAAGAAAGAGAAAACCTAAAAAAGAAGAAAAAAAGAAAACTGACAAACAAGTTTCATTGCTCAGTTTCTAA
- the rhuM gene encoding RhuM family protein, whose translation MLWASRKVVSEIFGTTGSNMSMHFSNIVFEGELEENEVSISSKELFKDDLEFSKEFLQKSNTRGRPQIWYNLDAIISIGYRINSKEATKFRKWSRGVLKQYMRKGYVLNKEVLVNGGRFTDVYFEELLEEIRDIRSSERKVYEKVTDLFATSYDYNKNAEITRDFYAKVQNKLHFAVYGLTAPELIRERADSTKEHVGLTSWRKSPDGKIFLSDVKVAKNYLTHDELKTLNRVVSMYLDYAEDRAERKIPISMKSWAEKLDKFLEFYEYHVLEGKGSISREEVDEFVKLEYEKFKPIQDKFFKSDFNKFDEETKNLISKLETEQ comes from the coding sequence ATGTTGTGGGCTAGTAGAAAGGTTGTTTCAGAGATTTTTGGAACTACTGGCTCAAATATGTCTATGCATTTTTCTAATATAGTGTTTGAAGGTGAGCTTGAAGAAAATGAAGTATCTATATCATCTAAAGAGTTATTTAAAGATGATTTAGAATTTAGTAAGGAATTCTTACAAAAATCTAATACAAGGGGTAGGCCTCAAATATGGTATAATCTTGATGCCATTATATCAATTGGATACAGGATAAACTCTAAAGAAGCAACAAAGTTTCGTAAATGGTCTAGAGGCGTTTTAAAGCAATATATGAGGAAAGGTTATGTCCTCAATAAGGAAGTATTGGTAAATGGTGGAAGATTTACTGATGTGTATTTTGAAGAGTTACTTGAAGAGATTAGGGATATTAGGTCGTCTGAAAGAAAAGTTTATGAAAAAGTCACAGATCTATTTGCTACTTCATATGATTATAATAAAAATGCAGAAATAACTCGTGATTTTTATGCTAAAGTTCAAAATAAGCTTCATTTTGCTGTTTATGGCTTAACTGCACCTGAATTGATTCGTGAAAGGGCAGATTCTACTAAAGAACATGTGGGTCTAACAAGTTGGAGAAAATCTCCAGATGGAAAAATTTTTTTAAGTGATGTGAAAGTTGCTAAAAATTATCTAACACATGATGAATTAAAAACTCTTAATCGTGTTGTTAGTATGTATTTGGATTATGCAGAAGATAGGGCTGAAAGAAAAATTCCTATAAGCATGAAAAGTTGGGCTGAAAAATTAGATAAATTTTTAGAATTTTATGAATATCATGTTTTGGAAGGTAAGGGAAGTATTTCAAGAGAAGAAGTTGATGAATTTGTTAAATTAGAATATGAAAAATTCAAACCGATTCAAGATAAATTTTTCAAATCAGATTTTAACAAATTTGATGAAGAAACAAAAAATTTAATTAGTAAATTAGAAACTGAGCAATGA
- a CDS encoding ATPase translates to MDLMFDVSGLNEEKKEFSNSKKDVLKFLKIIGVDSRFVSYTPDKLYINNLRFSKFSRKRQDTFNKQYPEIEVVRSSLFQKICSKSSKHLALEIQPNSTLLMPKDNFIIELLMEPYTRKYGVKLVYDGDADFIVNPLILDDQVNDIFEGIFDGVGLNRDIKSNEVYPLINVPLDWINSFLEMDGQKLIENKNKNELATSFSEFLEDVAPQYKENVVKAAEFIEKKLSQ, encoded by the coding sequence ATGGATTTAATGTTTGATGTTTCAGGATTGAATGAAGAAAAAAAGGAATTTTCAAATTCTAAAAAAGATGTATTGAAATTTCTAAAAATAATTGGAGTAGACAGTCGTTTTGTATCTTATACTCCAGATAAACTTTATATTAACAATTTGAGATTTTCCAAGTTTTCAAGAAAAAGACAGGACACTTTCAATAAACAATATCCTGAAATTGAAGTTGTAAGAAGTTCATTATTCCAGAAAATCTGTTCCAAATCATCAAAACACTTGGCACTTGAAATACAACCGAATTCAACTTTATTGATGCCAAAAGACAATTTCATTATTGAATTGTTAATGGAACCTTATACTCGTAAATACGGTGTAAAACTTGTTTATGACGGGGATGCAGATTTTATTGTTAATCCTTTAATTTTAGATGATCAGGTAAATGATATTTTTGAAGGTATTTTTGATGGTGTAGGTTTAAATCGTGATATTAAATCTAATGAAGTCTATCCTTTAATTAATGTTCCTTTAGACTGGATTAATTCATTTTTAGAAATGGATGGTCAAAAATTAATCGAAAATAAAAATAAAAATGAGTTAGCTACTTCATTTAGTGAATTTTTAGAAGATGTAGCTCCTCAATATAAAGAAAATGTTGTTAAAGCAGCTGAATTTATTGAAAAAAAATTATCTCAATAA
- the aroE gene encoding shikimate dehydrogenase, whose translation MKIKGSTNIVGLIGHPVEHSFSPPMHNAAFKALGMDYAYVAFDVDPSNLKSAIEGAKSLNIKGFNVTIPHKIEVMEFLDEIDPVASLIGAVNTIDFKNLKGYNTDGIGAVRSIEEVTSIKNKNVIVAGAGGASRAISCYLAKYGADSITILNRNVERAEKLAGDISDSGLIDDIKSDSISAINNYLGDADILVDTTPIGMHPHIDDEPIATFDNMHEDLVVFDAVYNPNETVLIKEAIKAGAKPVYGIKMLLYQGAESFKIWTGQDAPIDVMENALRQTLNLE comes from the coding sequence ATGAAAATTAAAGGTAGTACAAATATTGTAGGTTTGATTGGTCATCCTGTGGAACATAGCTTTTCACCGCCGATGCATAATGCTGCATTTAAGGCTCTTGGAATGGATTATGCCTATGTTGCTTTTGATGTTGATCCGTCTAATTTAAAATCAGCTATTGAAGGTGCCAAATCATTAAATATTAAAGGTTTTAATGTTACAATTCCTCATAAAATTGAGGTAATGGAATTTTTAGATGAAATTGATCCTGTTGCAAGTTTGATAGGTGCAGTAAACACAATTGACTTTAAAAATTTAAAAGGATACAACACCGATGGAATTGGTGCTGTAAGGTCAATTGAAGAAGTAACAAGTATTAAAAACAAAAATGTAATTGTTGCAGGTGCTGGTGGAGCATCAAGAGCTATTTCATGTTATCTTGCAAAATATGGTGCAGACTCAATAACAATCTTAAACAGAAATGTTGAAAGAGCTGAAAAATTGGCAGGAGATATTTCAGATTCAGGATTAATTGATGATATAAAATCAGATTCAATTTCAGCTATTAACAACTATTTGGGCGATGCTGACATATTGGTTGATACCACACCTATTGGAATGCATCCACATATTGATGATGAGCCAATAGCTACTTTTGATAATATGCATGAGGATTTGGTAGTCTTTGATGCAGTTTATAATCCTAATGAAACAGTTTTAATAAAAGAAGCTATTAAAGCAGGTGCAAAACCTGTTTACGGAATTAAAATGTTGCTTTATCAGGGAGCAGAAAGCTTCAAAATATGGACTGGTCAGGATGCACCAATAGACGTTATGGAAAATGCTTTAAGACAAACACTTAATTTAGAGTGA
- the hisS gene encoding histidine--tRNA ligase codes for MEFNRPRGTRDFLFEEMRERNQAESTLRRVFESYGYQEIQTPLFEELKLFTTKSGDEIVNQLYNFKDKSDRELTLRPEITAPVARLYLNELEKTATKPIKLFYYGSCFRYERPQKGRFRQFWQFGCELIGAKTPQGEAEVIALCTDAINSLGITTADVNINHLGIIRGLFKHFDISVETQSEIMVIIDKGDKDLLIESLSGDEPVIDNDELNQILLKLIDLVGDKSIISEVEDLIAPYEEPKQALEELKELIELLESFQVENYTLNLGVARGLDYYTGVVFEIYVPELGAQKQICGGGSYSLVKLFGGQEVESTGFALGFDRLMNAIEELTDKEELPSHLDVYVAPISKDVRPKAFEITQMLRKNGFKTDVDLNGKKFKKLMNYADKIKVEKLVIIGANDLAEGKVTVKNMISGEQNLVDIDKLVDYLKEE; via the coding sequence ATGGAATTTAATAGACCAAGAGGTACAAGAGATTTCTTATTTGAAGAAATGAGAGAAAGAAACCAAGCAGAAAGTACCTTAAGAAGAGTATTTGAAAGTTACGGTTATCAGGAGATTCAAACCCCTTTATTTGAAGAATTAAAATTATTTACAACAAAATCCGGAGACGAAATTGTAAACCAGTTATACAATTTTAAAGACAAATCTGACAGAGAATTGACTTTAAGACCGGAAATTACCGCACCTGTTGCAAGATTATACTTAAACGAACTTGAAAAAACAGCTACAAAACCAATTAAGTTATTCTATTACGGAAGCTGTTTTAGATACGAAAGACCTCAAAAAGGAAGGTTCAGACAATTCTGGCAATTCGGTTGTGAATTAATCGGTGCTAAAACACCTCAAGGTGAAGCAGAAGTTATTGCACTTTGTACTGATGCAATCAATTCCCTTGGAATTACAACAGCTGATGTTAACATTAACCACTTAGGAATCATCAGAGGATTATTCAAACACTTTGACATTTCTGTTGAAACCCAAAGTGAAATAATGGTTATTATCGACAAAGGAGATAAAGACTTACTTATTGAATCCTTAAGCGGAGATGAACCTGTAATCGATAATGATGAATTAAATCAAATTTTATTAAAATTAATTGATCTTGTTGGAGACAAATCCATCATCAGTGAAGTTGAAGATTTAATTGCACCATACGAAGAACCAAAACAAGCTTTAGAAGAACTTAAAGAATTAATTGAGCTTTTAGAATCCTTCCAAGTTGAAAACTATACCTTGAACTTAGGAGTTGCAAGAGGACTTGATTACTACACAGGTGTTGTATTTGAAATATATGTTCCAGAACTTGGAGCTCAAAAACAAATCTGTGGTGGAGGATCATACAGCCTTGTAAAACTCTTCGGAGGTCAGGAAGTAGAATCCACCGGTTTTGCACTTGGTTTTGACAGATTAATGAATGCTATTGAAGAGCTTACCGATAAAGAAGAGTTACCTTCACACTTAGATGTTTATGTAGCACCAATCTCCAAAGACGTCAGACCAAAAGCATTTGAAATTACCCAAATGTTAAGGAAAAATGGTTTTAAAACAGACGTTGACTTAAACGGCAAAAAATTCAAGAAATTAATGAACTATGCTGACAAGATTAAAGTTGAAAAACTCGTAATCATTGGAGCTAATGACCTTGCAGAAGGTAAAGTCACTGTTAAAAATATGATTAGCGGTGAGCAAAACTTAGTTGATATTGATAAGCTTGTAGATTATCTTAAAGAGGAATAA
- the hisI gene encoding phosphoribosyl-AMP cyclohydrolase, producing MKINFRHEINGVKVITAIAQDAKTNQILMLANMNKEALIKTIKTKKAHYWSTSRNQLWLKGESSGHFQEVEEILIDCDMDAVILKINQTGAACHEGYISCFYRKINTENEVDIEDLKDEDLEVILERLVNPEDVY from the coding sequence ATGAAAATCAACTTCAGACATGAAATTAATGGAGTTAAAGTAATTACTGCTATTGCACAGGATGCAAAAACAAATCAGATTTTAATGCTTGCAAACATGAACAAAGAAGCATTAATCAAAACCATTAAAACAAAAAAAGCACATTATTGGAGCACCTCCAGAAACCAGTTATGGCTTAAAGGAGAAAGCTCAGGGCATTTCCAGGAAGTTGAAGAAATCCTTATTGACTGTGATATGGACGCTGTTATTTTAAAAATCAACCAAACTGGTGCAGCTTGTCATGAAGGATATATTTCATGCTTCTACAGGAAAATAAACACAGAAAATGAAGTTGATATTGAAGATTTAAAAGATGAAGATTTAGAAGTCATTTTAGAAAGACTTGTAAACCCGGAAGACGTGTATTAA
- a CDS encoding PINc/VapC family ATPase — protein sequence MNCIIPDTSAVIIGAISEIIETEDIDYPEIIVPEAVVCELEHQANANRSEGIRGLKELQKLQQLQYEGELSISFKGRRPTNYDIKYAKSGEIDSIIRDLARSEMGTLLTNDKVQAETAKAQGIPVYFFKQQYKEKPLSIEKFFDEDTMSIHLKENIVPMAKKGTPGHVNFEVLSEKRYSYKELKKIVDEILDKAKSDPKTYLESEKEGSFVVQSREYRISIAYPPFSEALEITIVRPVANISLDEYNLSEKLLNRIQTSAEGILISGSPGAGKSTFVQAIANYYSSKLNKIVKTMESPRDLQLPDEITQYAPLEGNMENTADVLLLVRPDYTIYDELRKNSDFNIFADMRLAGVGMIGVVHATRPIDAIQRISSRVELGVIPSIVDTSIYIENGKVTSVYETKMTVKVPTGMKEADLARPVIEVRDFETGELKNEIYTYGEQTIVMDMDLVNGTAEGERRKTSVEKIAEKEILRKVRKLLPKKAKVDVEVTSPERANIYIPEEFIPKIIGKNGKRIAEIEENIGISLGVEVIETKPVSKAPIEVDIIHTNKQLILDLGREKGRKNFDVYIAGEYLLTATTSKKGEIKIKKGIELSDFIIEAIEMGLEISAIQKM from the coding sequence ATGAATTGTATAATACCAGACACAAGTGCTGTTATTATCGGTGCAATAAGCGAAATAATTGAAACAGAGGATATTGACTATCCGGAAATTATTGTACCTGAAGCAGTTGTTTGTGAACTTGAACACCAGGCCAATGCTAATAGATCAGAAGGAATAAGAGGCCTAAAGGAATTACAAAAATTACAACAACTCCAGTACGAAGGAGAATTGTCTATTAGCTTTAAGGGAAGAAGACCAACAAATTATGACATCAAATACGCTAAAAGCGGTGAAATTGACAGCATAATTAGAGATTTAGCAAGAAGTGAAATGGGAACCTTACTTACAAATGATAAAGTACAGGCTGAAACTGCAAAAGCACAGGGGATTCCCGTTTACTTTTTTAAACAACAATATAAGGAAAAACCACTTTCAATTGAAAAATTCTTTGATGAAGACACAATGTCCATTCATTTAAAAGAAAATATTGTTCCAATGGCTAAAAAAGGAACACCAGGACATGTAAACTTCGAAGTATTAAGTGAAAAACGCTATTCATACAAAGAGCTTAAGAAAATTGTTGATGAAATCCTTGATAAAGCAAAAAGTGATCCTAAAACCTATCTTGAAAGTGAAAAAGAAGGTTCATTTGTTGTTCAGTCAAGAGAATACAGAATTTCAATTGCTTACCCTCCATTTTCTGAAGCTTTGGAAATTACAATCGTAAGACCTGTTGCAAACATCAGCCTTGATGAATATAACTTATCTGAAAAGCTATTAAACAGAATTCAAACAAGCGCTGAAGGAATTTTAATCTCCGGATCTCCTGGTGCAGGTAAATCAACATTTGTACAGGCTATTGCAAATTATTACTCTTCAAAATTAAATAAGATTGTAAAAACAATGGAATCTCCAAGAGATTTACAACTTCCAGATGAAATTACTCAATATGCACCACTAGAAGGAAATATGGAAAACACAGCAGACGTGCTATTGCTTGTAAGACCAGATTATACAATTTACGATGAGCTTAGAAAAAACAGTGACTTTAATATCTTTGCTGATATGAGATTAGCAGGTGTTGGAATGATTGGTGTTGTACATGCAACACGTCCAATTGATGCAATTCAGAGAATTTCATCCAGAGTAGAGCTTGGTGTAATCCCATCAATCGTTGATACAAGTATCTACATTGAAAATGGTAAAGTTACAAGTGTTTATGAAACAAAAATGACTGTTAAAGTTCCAACAGGAATGAAAGAAGCAGATCTTGCAAGACCAGTAATTGAAGTAAGAGACTTTGAAACTGGCGAGCTTAAAAACGAAATCTACACCTATGGTGAGCAAACCATCGTAATGGACATGGATTTAGTAAACGGTACTGCTGAAGGAGAAAGAAGAAAAACTTCTGTTGAAAAGATTGCAGAAAAAGAAATCTTAAGAAAAGTAAGAAAATTACTTCCAAAGAAAGCTAAAGTTGATGTGGAAGTTACTTCTCCTGAAAGAGCAAACATTTACATTCCTGAAGAATTTATTCCAAAAATTATCGGTAAAAACGGTAAAAGAATCGCTGAGATTGAAGAAAACATTGGAATAAGTCTTGGTGTTGAAGTAATTGAAACAAAACCAGTTAGCAAAGCACCAATTGAAGTGGACATTATCCATACCAATAAACAGTTGATTTTGGACTTGGGCCGTGAAAAAGGAAGAAAAAACTTTGATGTTTACATAGCTGGAGAATACTTACTTACCGCTACAACTTCCAAA